In a genomic window of uncultured Sphaerochaeta sp.:
- a CDS encoding nitronate monooxygenase, which translates to MQPMNKSTIFTRLKEEARSCLSYLPLEKTVSSILKAKPTWPALRIGDLVAPTPIVQGGMGVGISLSSLASAVANAGGIGVIAANGIGLLEPDYYEDGQAANLRAFRREIRTARQKTKGIIGVNIMVAVNDFHQLLDVAIEEMVDIVFLGAGLPIKNIPVEALRKAKVKLAPIVSSSRAVDMIFRMWKKLYNDVPDAVVFEGPKAGGHLGFTEEQLDDPAYQLKTIVPQIVETLKPYEEQEGRKIPLIAGGGVYSGKDIYQTLSLGASAVQMATRFVATDECDADRRFKEAYVTCRKEDIGLIKSPVGMPGRAIRNSFITDSEEGKRPAFRCAWKCLATCKAQEANYCISIALNNARKGLLKSGFVFAGSNAYRIKKIVPVQTLVSELQGGYAKAVESKIARLLTKLETLKTEYVQTQQLMHELAKRYEEALLTMNSAAHSLKQQYTKAAMKVESLRLGMAQTLASTSHILA; encoded by the coding sequence ATGCAACCAATGAACAAAAGCACCATATTCACCCGTCTCAAGGAAGAAGCCCGTTCGTGCCTCTCCTATCTCCCCCTGGAAAAGACTGTTTCCTCGATCCTCAAGGCCAAACCTACCTGGCCTGCTCTGAGAATCGGGGATCTCGTTGCCCCTACCCCGATCGTCCAAGGGGGAATGGGCGTAGGCATCTCCCTCTCCTCACTGGCAAGTGCCGTAGCGAATGCCGGGGGTATCGGGGTCATTGCTGCCAATGGCATCGGACTGCTTGAACCGGATTACTATGAGGATGGCCAGGCAGCAAACCTGCGTGCCTTCCGCAGAGAGATCCGCACGGCACGGCAGAAGACCAAGGGCATCATCGGAGTGAACATCATGGTGGCGGTCAATGACTTTCACCAACTCCTGGACGTTGCCATCGAGGAGATGGTCGACATCGTCTTTCTTGGTGCAGGACTCCCGATCAAGAACATCCCCGTCGAAGCACTGCGCAAGGCAAAGGTGAAACTCGCTCCCATCGTCAGCTCCTCGCGGGCTGTCGACATGATCTTCCGCATGTGGAAGAAGCTCTACAATGATGTCCCTGATGCAGTGGTCTTCGAGGGCCCGAAAGCCGGCGGACACCTGGGCTTCACCGAGGAGCAGCTGGATGACCCGGCCTACCAGCTCAAGACCATCGTTCCCCAGATTGTGGAAACCCTCAAACCCTATGAGGAACAAGAGGGACGCAAGATTCCGCTTATCGCCGGAGGCGGTGTCTACAGCGGCAAGGATATCTACCAGACCCTCAGCCTGGGTGCATCTGCAGTCCAGATGGCCACCCGCTTTGTGGCCACCGATGAGTGCGATGCCGACAGAAGATTCAAAGAGGCATATGTTACTTGCAGGAAAGAAGACATCGGCCTGATCAAGAGCCCTGTGGGCATGCCTGGACGAGCCATCCGAAACTCCTTCATCACTGACAGTGAGGAGGGCAAGCGCCCTGCCTTCCGTTGTGCATGGAAGTGCCTGGCCACTTGCAAGGCTCAGGAGGCGAACTACTGCATCTCCATTGCCTTGAACAACGCCCGCAAAGGCCTGCTCAAGAGTGGTTTTGTGTTTGCCGGTTCGAATGCCTACCGCATCAAGAAGATAGTTCCCGTACAAACCTTGGTCAGTGAACTGCAAGGTGGCTATGCAAAGGCAGTGGAGAGCAAAATTGCCCGTCTTTTGACAAAGCTCGAAACCCTGAAGACAGAGTACGTGCAGACACAGCAACTCATGCATGAACTTGCCAAGAGATACGAAGAAGCGCTGCTGACTATGAACAGTGCCGCGCACTCGCTCAAGCAACAGTACACCAAGGCAGCCATGAAAGTTGAGTCCTTGCGTTTGGGCATGGCCCAGACACTGGCCTCAACCTCCCATATTCTTGCCTAG
- a CDS encoding pyridoxamine 5'-phosphate oxidase family protein, with translation MLPRSVCEAWKNREKAVVLTTVDDKGMPNSIYATCTDLYEESEVVVANNYFDKTMKNIEAGTLASVLFITADGTSYQLKGTVSYHTEGFYYDFMKAFNPTKHPGHGAVVLHVQEAYSGAKALH, from the coding sequence ATGTTGCCAAGAAGTGTGTGTGAAGCGTGGAAGAATCGTGAGAAAGCGGTCGTGTTGACTACCGTCGACGACAAGGGGATGCCCAACAGCATCTATGCTACCTGTACCGATCTCTATGAGGAGAGTGAAGTCGTGGTGGCGAACAACTACTTCGACAAGACCATGAAGAACATCGAGGCAGGTACGCTCGCCTCCGTGCTCTTTATCACCGCTGACGGTACCTCATACCAGCTCAAGGGTACGGTTAGCTATCATACCGAGGGGTTCTACTACGACTTCATGAAGGCATTCAACCCAACCAAGCATCCCGGCCATGGAGCAGTGGTGCTCCACGTCCAGGAAGCATACAGCGGCGCCAAAGCCCTGCACTAG
- the chrA gene encoding chromate efflux transporter: MHTAHFLKDVLLCSLGAYGGPEAHFAVFLDHLVSKKHYLSEEELVELLALTSILPGPTSTQTITAVGYKLGGPLLALLTLLVWALPAILVMSTLSFLHQLLQRWQISSSILRYIGPMAVGFIFLAAFRIGKKVVTDALTIILFLFGLVTTYFIRTPWIFPSVLLFGAMVSIIMSKEPELFNKAKLHPPYRYLVLFALFAVGTLAVSAVTHNLLVTLFEAFYRYGYLVFGGGQVVVPVMIAELVETKGYLTNEEFLTGYGLVQGLPGPMFSFSSYAGGMAARSLGPFGQAVGALLSGIAIFLPGTLLIFFIYPVWQELKTIRAVKVSLKGINAVAGGLIAAAAILLLQKSGIQTDNLLVAAITVMLLATRKIPAPLIVLAVLGAGIIGG; encoded by the coding sequence ATGCACACAGCACACTTTCTGAAAGATGTATTGCTTTGCTCCTTGGGAGCATATGGGGGACCCGAGGCTCACTTCGCTGTCTTTCTTGACCATCTGGTGAGCAAGAAGCACTACCTCAGCGAAGAGGAGCTGGTAGAGCTGTTGGCTCTTACGAGCATTCTTCCCGGCCCTACCAGTACCCAGACCATCACCGCAGTCGGATACAAGCTGGGAGGCCCTCTTCTTGCCCTCCTCACTTTGCTGGTGTGGGCCTTGCCGGCCATCCTGGTCATGAGCACCCTCTCCTTTCTCCATCAGCTGCTGCAACGATGGCAGATCTCTTCCTCAATCCTACGCTACATCGGCCCGATGGCAGTAGGCTTCATCTTCCTTGCAGCCTTCAGGATCGGGAAGAAAGTGGTCACCGATGCCCTTACCATCATCTTGTTTCTCTTTGGATTGGTCACCACCTACTTTATCCGCACTCCCTGGATCTTCCCTTCTGTGCTCCTTTTTGGAGCTATGGTGAGCATCATCATGAGCAAGGAACCGGAGCTCTTCAACAAAGCGAAGCTCCATCCACCCTACCGCTACCTTGTGCTCTTTGCGCTCTTTGCCGTAGGGACTCTTGCCGTTTCTGCTGTTACCCACAACCTTCTGGTCACCCTCTTTGAAGCCTTCTACCGTTACGGGTACCTGGTCTTCGGCGGAGGACAGGTGGTGGTTCCTGTCATGATTGCAGAACTGGTGGAAACCAAGGGCTATCTGACCAATGAGGAGTTCCTCACCGGGTACGGGTTGGTGCAGGGCCTTCCCGGCCCGATGTTCAGCTTCAGTTCCTACGCAGGAGGCATGGCTGCCCGTTCCCTCGGGCCGTTCGGCCAAGCCGTGGGGGCACTGCTTTCCGGCATTGCCATTTTCCTTCCCGGAACCCTGCTGATTTTCTTCATCTACCCTGTCTGGCAGGAGTTGAAGACCATCAGAGCGGTGAAAGTCTCCTTGAAAGGCATCAACGCTGTTGCCGGTGGCCTGATTGCAGCCGCAGCCATCCTGCTCTTGCAGAAGAGCGGGATCCAAACGGACAACCTCCTGGTAGCCGCCATCACGGTGATGCTTCTCGCAACCAGAAAAATACCCGCCCCCCTGATCGTTCTTGCCGTTCTGGGAGCGGGTATCATAGGAGGATAG
- a CDS encoding iron-containing alcohol dehydrogenase: MLSTHYLPTKIIFGSHSLSHLAEQKLPGKKALVVISSGKSTRSHGYLAQLEEQLNKAQVSWEVFDKILPNPVLCHVTEGSELARKQGCDFVIGLGGGSVIDSAKGIAMMVPNEGTLWDYISGGSGKGKSLVNKPLPVVAITTTAGTGTEADPWLVITKEETNEKIGTGNDDTFPVLSIVDPTLMLTVPPQLTAYQGFDALFHSTEGYLNKIANTFSDIHSLEAIRLIGRSLETAVKDGRNLKAREDMAMANTLAGMVETFSGCISEHSLEHAMSAFHPELPHGAGLIMISVAYFTHIANTHVADQRMVDMAKALGKTDAQEAMDFVHALKDLQKACGVDQLKMSDYGITEAELPSMVQNARENMAGLFQVDPMTLSDEDCLAIYKASFR, encoded by the coding sequence ATGCTCAGTACCCACTATTTACCTACCAAAATCATATTCGGCAGCCACTCCCTTTCTCACCTTGCAGAGCAGAAGCTCCCCGGCAAAAAAGCTTTGGTTGTTATTTCAAGCGGGAAATCAACCCGATCCCATGGGTATCTCGCCCAGCTGGAGGAACAGCTGAACAAGGCACAGGTCTCTTGGGAGGTCTTTGACAAGATTCTTCCGAATCCTGTCCTGTGTCATGTCACCGAAGGATCGGAGCTGGCCCGCAAACAGGGCTGTGACTTCGTCATCGGGCTGGGTGGCGGCTCAGTCATTGATTCAGCCAAGGGCATTGCCATGATGGTTCCCAATGAGGGGACGCTTTGGGACTATATCAGTGGTGGCAGCGGCAAGGGCAAGAGCCTGGTGAACAAACCGCTTCCGGTTGTAGCGATCACCACCACTGCAGGCACCGGTACCGAGGCCGACCCGTGGCTGGTCATCACCAAGGAGGAGACCAACGAGAAGATAGGTACCGGCAACGATGATACCTTTCCGGTTCTGAGCATCGTCGATCCCACCCTGATGCTTACCGTTCCTCCCCAGTTGACAGCCTATCAAGGTTTTGATGCCCTCTTTCACAGCACCGAAGGGTATCTGAATAAGATTGCAAACACCTTCAGTGACATCCACAGCCTGGAGGCGATCCGGCTGATCGGCAGAAGCCTGGAGACGGCGGTGAAGGATGGCAGGAACCTGAAGGCCAGAGAGGATATGGCGATGGCCAACACGCTGGCCGGCATGGTGGAGACGTTCAGCGGTTGCATCAGCGAGCACTCACTTGAGCATGCCATGAGTGCCTTCCATCCCGAGCTTCCCCATGGGGCGGGGCTGATCATGATCAGCGTTGCCTATTTCACCCATATCGCCAACACCCATGTTGCGGACCAGAGGATGGTGGACATGGCCAAAGCCCTGGGCAAGACAGACGCACAGGAAGCAATGGACTTCGTGCATGCACTCAAGGACCTGCAGAAGGCCTGCGGCGTGGACCAGCTGAAGATGAGCGACTATGGCATCACCGAAGCTGAGCTTCCCTCCATGGTGCAGAATGCCAGGGAGAACATGGCGGGCCTGTTCCAGGTTGATCCCATGACGCTCAGCGATGAGGACTGCCTGGCCATCTACAAGGCTTCGTTCAGATAG
- a CDS encoding TRAP transporter large permease yields the protein MSQGGISRRLVAFANALIGRVRGGLAQVNILASMFFGGISGSAVADVSSIGAMLIPMMVDDGYDADFAVAVTVTSACEGILIPPSHNMIIFAMAAGGGVSVGKLFLGGLIPGVGLGLLLMIPTAIIAYKRGYPKEAPYGWRKTLKIACDAVLGLFTIIIMGGVISGVFTATESAAVAAASSFGYLMAFLRIPQAVTNGLLAVTDNRIVLLLLINLMLLVLGTIMDMAPLIIITTPILYPVVVTHLGMDPIQFGIMMILNLAIGLTTPPVGSALFVGCSIGKISIEKATKAVLPFYIMMVADLMLVTFVPAMTMFLPSFM from the coding sequence ATGAGCCAGGGCGGCATCTCCCGGCGCTTGGTGGCCTTCGCCAATGCCCTCATCGGGCGTGTGCGCGGCGGTCTTGCCCAGGTGAACATCCTTGCCTCGATGTTCTTCGGCGGCATCAGCGGTTCGGCTGTTGCGGACGTCTCCTCCATCGGTGCGATGCTCATCCCCATGATGGTCGACGACGGCTATGATGCCGATTTCGCTGTTGCAGTCACCGTCACCAGTGCCTGTGAGGGCATCCTCATCCCTCCCAGCCACAACATGATCATCTTCGCCATGGCAGCCGGCGGCGGCGTGTCGGTGGGCAAGCTCTTCCTCGGCGGCCTCATCCCCGGCGTGGGCCTGGGCCTGTTGCTGATGATCCCCACGGCGATCATCGCCTACAAGCGCGGCTATCCCAAGGAAGCTCCTTATGGGTGGAGGAAGACACTGAAGATTGCATGCGATGCCGTCCTCGGCCTGTTCACGATCATCATCATGGGCGGTGTCATCAGCGGTGTCTTCACCGCAACCGAGTCGGCGGCAGTGGCTGCAGCCTCCTCGTTCGGCTACCTGATGGCTTTCCTGCGCATCCCGCAGGCGGTCACCAACGGCTTGTTGGCCGTCACTGACAACCGCATCGTGCTGCTGCTTCTGATCAACCTGATGCTGCTGGTGCTCGGCACGATCATGGACATGGCCCCGCTGATCATCATCACCACCCCGATCCTCTATCCGGTCGTGGTGACCCACCTGGGCATGGATCCGATCCAGTTCGGTATCATGATGATCCTCAATCTGGCCATCGGCCTGACCACTCCCCCGGTAGGGTCTGCGCTCTTTGTCGGCTGTTCGATCGGGAAGATCTCCATCGAGAAGGCGACCAAGGCTGTCCTGCCGTTCTACATCATGATGGTGGCGGACCTGATGCTGGTCACCTTTGTGCCGGCGATGACGATGTTCCTGCCCTCGTTCATGTAA
- a CDS encoding AraC family transcriptional regulator codes for MERAYNLLSEEGCTVKEAAEKTGFSDTNYFSRVFRQYHGHSPSSLKESPADKE; via the coding sequence ATGGAACGGGCGTACAATTTGCTCTCAGAGGAAGGCTGCACGGTCAAGGAAGCTGCAGAGAAGACCGGATTTTCCGATACGAACTACTTCTCCCGCGTCTTCCGCCAATACCATGGGCACAGCCCATCCTCGCTCAAAGAAAGTCCTGCCGACAAGGAGTGA
- a CDS encoding cupin domain-containing protein — MKKTLYTETKLEDFGDGKKRRILSYNEEMMLVEVTFDQGGIGAAHSHPHRQISYVQSGLFVFACEGKEHTVGPGDSLLFEANVVHSVKCIEEGVVLDFFTPCRQDFL, encoded by the coding sequence ATGAAGAAAACCCTCTACACCGAGACCAAGCTTGAAGACTTTGGTGATGGAAAGAAACGACGAATCCTCTCGTACAATGAGGAGATGATGCTGGTGGAAGTTACATTCGATCAGGGGGGTATCGGCGCCGCGCACTCCCATCCCCACCGACAGATCAGCTACGTGCAATCGGGCTTGTTTGTTTTTGCCTGCGAAGGGAAGGAGCACACGGTGGGTCCCGGCGACTCACTGCTTTTTGAGGCGAATGTGGTGCATTCGGTGAAATGCATCGAAGAGGGTGTGGTCCTCGACTTCTTCACTCCTTGTCGGCAGGACTTTCTTTGA
- a CDS encoding GntR family transcriptional regulator, with protein MMNEQSKSETVYQEILARIREGFWKPGEQILAERQLATLFSVSRVTVRRAVSQLVGEGLLEYRDGRLGTFVTAKVEQETSRGSRLIGIALDNYTPAFASFLLEGLHDAFWKHNYQTLYCNTHLENGNVTEKIASFIQQGVLGIIFSPLLSPSSLSVNKAILNLSREAHIPLVQLDRCISGEPFSKVQCDNTQAMDDLMENLYAKGIRRPLVLSGLVTTSTEERLCGIRKACERHGITATLLELDELEYYRQEKLVYAEGDPPGFSDYDAIIGLSQVLSKVAVRLAKHQAPHVLTAGVSASVMEAINDYSVIQPLYHIGYAAALLLIQHLESPKTPCTTILVQAQQWPNPTDKESQP; from the coding sequence ATGATGAACGAGCAGTCAAAGTCCGAGACAGTCTATCAGGAGATCCTCGCAAGGATCCGGGAAGGGTTCTGGAAGCCGGGAGAGCAGATTCTTGCTGAGCGGCAACTGGCAACCCTCTTCTCGGTGAGCCGGGTCACGGTTCGCCGTGCGGTGAGCCAACTGGTGGGTGAAGGGCTTCTGGAGTACCGTGACGGGAGACTCGGCACCTTTGTGACAGCAAAGGTGGAGCAAGAGACTTCCCGGGGTTCCCGTCTCATCGGCATCGCTTTGGACAACTACACTCCTGCGTTTGCCTCCTTTTTGCTGGAAGGACTGCATGATGCATTCTGGAAACACAACTATCAGACACTCTACTGCAACACCCACCTGGAGAATGGCAACGTTACCGAAAAGATTGCCTCTTTCATCCAGCAGGGGGTGCTTGGGATCATTTTCTCCCCCTTGCTGTCACCTTCCTCGTTGTCGGTAAACAAGGCTATCCTCAATCTCTCACGCGAGGCGCACATTCCGTTGGTGCAACTGGATCGTTGCATCAGTGGAGAACCCTTCAGCAAGGTGCAATGCGACAACACCCAGGCAATGGATGACCTGATGGAGAACCTCTATGCCAAGGGCATTCGTCGCCCTCTGGTACTTTCGGGCCTTGTGACCACGAGCACCGAAGAACGGCTCTGTGGTATCCGCAAGGCCTGCGAGCGGCATGGAATCACTGCAACGCTGCTGGAATTGGATGAGCTGGAGTACTATCGTCAGGAGAAGCTGGTGTATGCTGAAGGGGATCCTCCTGGTTTCAGTGACTATGATGCGATCATAGGTCTCAGCCAGGTCCTTTCCAAGGTGGCGGTAAGGCTGGCCAAACATCAGGCCCCACACGTACTCACCGCAGGGGTAAGCGCCTCGGTGATGGAGGCCATCAACGACTATTCTGTGATCCAACCACTCTATCATATCGGCTATGCTGCAGCTCTGTTGCTCATCCAGCATCTTGAGAGTCCGAAGACGCCCTGTACCACCATACTGGTTCAGGCCCAGCAGTGGCCTAACCCAACCGACAAGGAGAGCCAACCATGA
- a CDS encoding glycoside hydrolase family 38 C-terminal domain-containing protein has translation MLQRKVEKRIDQYVAMLEQHAYEEVADLTFSYAESDEMQTEGVYEGEYAGITFPFSYGKSWTDHWFKATFEIPKHEQRLFLLLDTETDTLIYIDGVPVGATNPFHRKLEVTAYAGRTITVVLQAWGGHRFPGYHPSEGGRVQTCVAVKKQAYPLMFKQPKLLRRCEETYGLYYDVLVLRQLSKTLDREGYHYQHLVSTLHRALSSLSLLSSPEPMAKQVRSELKGLLEARNGSIAPQILSVGNAHLDHAWLWPIAETTRKAARTALNMVNFLEEYPDFVYLFSQPAQMEALKKHYPSVFARIKEVFSKTGRWEPNGVCYVEPDCMLPSGESLIRQNVLGRQVTRQLFDGYEGDTFWLPDSFGYTAALPQILVGCRVKYFVTSKLSWNDTNRFPYDIFLWESLDGTRIPAHMIQGAYEGTNDPEGIAKAYRSVLHKEIQPVLMRSVGEGDGGGGTLRSDLELAKREADLQGLPRNKWSSVSSAMQEVFADTSRLPVYKGELYLELHRGTYTSQAKLKWWNRKLEGLLHSYEYLTSVLFCRGENVAALRQTLAEVWNVVLVNQFHDILPGSSIQKVNQEAQASYASAYEQLTKAFSPYHGDLLLNTNGFALPLSDGTLLAPLETGKQDKSISVQSVSPSPLVQTEWGSITLDGMGGITSLLLGRQERELVEEARSLNTLTLGEDYPVFWDAWDIESDSLEKQVRLTGMGESGRVEDEHQYRISYEATVGVGSVLRQTMIIHKKLRRIDFETEVDWKERHTLLRSEFPTTLQSDHALYDVPFGYIRRSTHTNTTLERAMFEVPAHKFAALQDPCLLVALATDSKYGYGAHQGELSVSLLRSPAAPDPASDLGVHHFTYSLVVADDLLGVYEQACELNNPPLPVKEPFEPLVRVAQKQFAVETVKVSEDGQELVIRVREWLGVGGVAALSFSPRLDEQTLMLTNMLEEPIDQEKKLRFRPFEVQTYRIKVRTLGQ, from the coding sequence ATGCTGCAACGAAAGGTGGAAAAACGGATTGACCAGTATGTGGCTATGCTTGAGCAGCATGCTTATGAGGAAGTGGCCGACCTCACATTCAGCTATGCAGAGAGTGATGAGATGCAAACAGAAGGGGTGTACGAAGGCGAGTATGCAGGTATCACGTTTCCCTTCTCCTATGGCAAGTCTTGGACCGACCATTGGTTCAAGGCCACATTTGAGATCCCAAAGCATGAGCAGCGGCTCTTCTTGCTCCTGGATACCGAAACCGACACCCTCATCTACATCGACGGGGTGCCGGTAGGGGCAACCAACCCGTTCCACCGCAAGCTTGAGGTGACAGCCTACGCTGGTCGTACCATCACCGTGGTGCTGCAAGCCTGGGGCGGCCACCGCTTCCCCGGCTACCACCCCAGCGAGGGGGGGAGGGTGCAGACCTGCGTTGCTGTGAAGAAGCAGGCGTATCCCTTGATGTTCAAGCAACCCAAGCTGCTCAGACGCTGTGAAGAGACCTATGGTCTTTACTACGATGTGCTGGTTCTGCGCCAGCTCTCCAAGACACTGGATAGGGAGGGGTATCACTACCAGCATCTGGTCTCCACCTTGCATCGTGCTCTTTCTTCCTTGAGCTTGCTCTCATCACCCGAGCCGATGGCAAAGCAGGTGAGATCTGAGCTGAAAGGGTTGCTGGAGGCGAGGAATGGCAGCATCGCCCCCCAGATCCTTTCGGTGGGGAATGCCCACCTTGACCATGCCTGGCTGTGGCCCATTGCAGAGACTACCCGCAAGGCAGCCCGTACCGCCCTGAACATGGTGAACTTCTTGGAGGAGTATCCTGACTTTGTCTATCTGTTCAGCCAACCGGCACAGATGGAGGCCCTGAAGAAACACTACCCTTCGGTCTTCGCCCGCATCAAAGAGGTTTTCTCCAAGACAGGTCGCTGGGAGCCCAACGGGGTGTGCTATGTCGAGCCTGACTGCATGCTCCCCTCCGGTGAGTCCCTGATCAGGCAGAATGTCTTGGGCCGCCAGGTCACGAGACAGCTGTTTGATGGCTATGAGGGCGATACCTTCTGGCTTCCCGACTCCTTTGGGTACACCGCGGCCCTTCCCCAGATTCTTGTTGGTTGCAGGGTGAAATACTTTGTCACCAGCAAGCTGAGTTGGAATGACACCAACCGCTTCCCTTATGATATCTTCCTCTGGGAGTCTCTTGACGGCACCAGGATTCCCGCCCATATGATCCAAGGCGCCTACGAGGGGACCAATGATCCGGAGGGTATCGCCAAGGCGTACCGGAGTGTCCTGCACAAGGAGATCCAGCCGGTACTGATGCGCTCGGTGGGCGAGGGTGACGGTGGTGGGGGAACGCTGAGAAGCGATTTGGAACTGGCCAAGCGGGAAGCTGACCTGCAAGGTCTTCCCCGCAACAAGTGGAGCAGTGTCAGCTCTGCCATGCAGGAGGTGTTTGCCGATACCTCCCGTCTCCCTGTCTACAAGGGAGAGCTCTATCTGGAACTGCACCGGGGAACCTACACCAGCCAAGCCAAGCTGAAGTGGTGGAACCGAAAGCTGGAGGGGCTGTTGCACTCCTATGAGTATCTGACCAGCGTGCTGTTTTGCAGGGGTGAGAATGTAGCAGCCTTGCGCCAGACGCTTGCTGAGGTGTGGAACGTGGTGCTGGTGAACCAGTTCCACGACATACTTCCCGGTTCATCCATCCAGAAAGTGAATCAAGAGGCACAAGCCAGCTATGCATCGGCATACGAGCAACTTACCAAGGCTTTTTCTCCGTACCACGGTGACCTTCTGCTCAACACCAATGGCTTTGCCCTCCCGCTTTCCGACGGGACGCTTCTTGCCCCCCTGGAGACAGGGAAACAGGACAAGAGCATATCGGTTCAGAGTGTCTCTCCCTCCCCACTGGTGCAAACCGAATGGGGAAGCATCACCTTGGATGGCATGGGTGGCATCACTTCGTTGCTGCTTGGCCGGCAAGAGCGGGAGTTGGTCGAGGAGGCCAGGAGTCTGAACACCCTCACCCTCGGGGAGGACTATCCGGTGTTCTGGGATGCCTGGGACATTGAGAGTGACAGCCTTGAGAAGCAAGTGCGTCTGACCGGCATGGGGGAGTCCGGACGTGTTGAGGATGAGCATCAGTATCGTATCAGCTATGAGGCAACGGTAGGGGTGGGTTCGGTCTTGAGACAGACCATGATCATCCACAAGAAGCTTCGTCGCATCGATTTCGAGACTGAGGTTGACTGGAAAGAGCGCCATACCTTGCTGCGCTCCGAGTTCCCGACCACCCTCCAGAGTGATCATGCCCTCTACGATGTCCCCTTTGGGTACATCAGACGTTCCACGCATACGAACACCACCCTCGAACGGGCCATGTTTGAGGTTCCTGCGCACAAGTTCGCGGCCCTGCAGGATCCATGCTTGCTTGTTGCACTTGCAACTGACAGCAAGTATGGATATGGCGCCCATCAGGGTGAGCTTTCGGTCTCCCTCTTGCGCTCTCCTGCCGCTCCCGATCCTGCATCTGATCTGGGGGTTCATCACTTCACGTACTCGCTGGTAGTCGCTGATGACCTGCTCGGTGTGTATGAGCAAGCCTGTGAGCTGAACAATCCTCCTCTGCCTGTGAAGGAGCCGTTCGAACCGTTGGTACGGGTAGCGCAAAAGCAGTTTGCTGTAGAGACAGTGAAAGTCAGCGAGGATGGGCAGGAGCTGGTCATCCGCGTCCGTGAGTGGCTTGGCGTCGGCGGGGTGGCTGCGCTCTCCTTCAGCCCACGCTTGGATGAGCAGACGCTCATGCTGACCAATATGCTCGAAGAACCGATCGATCAGGAGAAAAAACTTCGCTTCAGACCCTTTGAGGTACAGACATATCGGATAAAGGTTCGTACACTAGGGCAATGA
- a CDS encoding PLP-dependent aspartate aminotransferase family protein: MNTDLKTPLTEILLHQGERDLPFHAVSPPIFQTSIFCFPSYEEFRDALADEDSHYLYTRGNNPTVNLCEEKLAALEHADRAKLVASGVAASSLAILSTLKSGDHAVVVRDCYTWVQYFFNTYLAKFGIEHTYVDGTDIAEFEEAIRDNTRLIYLESPTTLTFKLQPLKQVADLARSKGITTVIDNTWATPYFQNPIDAGIDLVIHSASKYIGGNSDVIGGVIAGDDAHMKAIFEHQFLPLGPVPDPFQAWLVMRNLRTLHLRMPQHYQNALKLATMLENHPKVEDVLYPLLPSFNQYELAKEQMRGGSGLFSFHLKTDCLEDVKQFVNSLTLFKRAVSWGGYESLVFPAAVKYADTAPIPPDRLTLIRLHAGIEEFDLLQADLLRALENVRA; this comes from the coding sequence ATGAACACCGATTTGAAAACACCTCTTACGGAAATTCTGCTGCACCAGGGAGAGCGGGATCTGCCCTTCCATGCGGTGAGCCCACCCATATTCCAGACCTCCATCTTCTGCTTCCCCTCCTATGAGGAGTTTCGGGATGCGCTGGCTGATGAGGACAGCCACTACCTCTACACCCGTGGCAACAACCCAACGGTCAACCTGTGTGAGGAGAAGTTGGCTGCCCTTGAGCATGCCGACCGTGCGAAGCTTGTCGCAAGCGGGGTAGCCGCATCCTCGCTTGCCATTCTCTCCACACTCAAGAGCGGGGACCATGCTGTGGTTGTACGCGACTGCTATACGTGGGTGCAGTACTTCTTCAACACCTACCTTGCCAAGTTCGGCATCGAGCACACCTATGTCGATGGTACGGACATCGCTGAGTTTGAGGAGGCCATCAGGGACAACACCCGCCTCATCTACCTGGAGAGCCCGACAACCCTGACCTTCAAGCTGCAACCGCTGAAGCAGGTTGCCGACCTTGCCCGCAGCAAGGGCATCACGACAGTGATCGACAACACCTGGGCCACCCCGTACTTCCAGAACCCCATCGATGCAGGCATCGATCTGGTCATCCACAGCGCCTCCAAGTACATCGGGGGCAACAGCGATGTCATCGGAGGGGTCATTGCCGGTGACGATGCCCATATGAAGGCCATCTTCGAGCACCAGTTCCTTCCCCTTGGTCCGGTTCCCGATCCTTTCCAAGCCTGGTTGGTCATGCGAAACCTGAGGACGCTGCACCTGAGGATGCCCCAGCACTACCAGAATGCCCTGAAGCTGGCAACCATGCTGGAGAACCACCCGAAGGTGGAGGATGTGCTGTATCCGCTTCTTCCTTCCTTCAACCAATACGAGCTTGCCAAAGAGCAGATGCGTGGTGGCAGCGGTCTGTTCAGCTTCCACCTGAAGACAGATTGTCTTGAGGATGTGAAGCAGTTTGTGAACAGCCTCACCCTCTTCAAGCGGGCGGTAAGCTGGGGTGGGTATGAGAGCTTGGTATTCCCTGCGGCGGTCAAGTATGCCGACACCGCTCCCATTCCCCCAGACCGGCTCACCCTGATCAGGCTGCATGCAGGCATTGAGGAGTTTGACTTGCTGCAAGCTGATCTGCTCCGTGCGCTCGAGAATGTGAGGGCGTGA